Proteins from one Psilocybe cubensis strain MGC-MH-2018 chromosome 11, whole genome shotgun sequence genomic window:
- a CDS encoding Flavin-containing monooxygenase ustF2 — protein MSCHLSKTFDAVVVATGRYNAPNVPNISGIKDWNDRFPGHIIHSCQYRRPESMANKTVLVIGAASSGGEISRDLITNVKTIYQSIRPQNAPLFIRQLEVFLRRLPKNVTLVGEIKRFHPPASEFSQGQVELMNGTIITGIDQIIFTTGYRYNYPFLPQFRNSGIDMSEDVSYGAVQPIVTDGTHLRSLYLDVFYIPDPTLTFVNANHGMQSFTYAEFTSLAVAKVWAGKADLPLTSELWRKFLGAEKTNQNIRFFLGWLNNAAVKYGGRQIDSLSKDVDQISATWTTARFTRDDGVDILNAAGIPSNLAQNKGILEDGATPWELESIFSDYWSL, from the exons ATGTCATGTCATTTATCCAAGACCTTTGATGCTGTGGTCGTTGCTACTGGACGATACAACGCTCCCAACGTGCCAAATATTTCTGGAATTAAGGATTGGAATGACCGCTTTCCTGGCCATATCATCCATTCGTGTCAATACCGTCGCCCTGAATCTATGGCGAATAAAACTGTCCTGGTTATCGGAGCTGCA TCTAGCGGAGGAGAGATTTCACGGGACTTGATCACGAACGTTAAGACAATATATCAGTCTATCAGG CCCCAGAACG CCCCTCTATTTATCCGGCAGCTTGAAGTATTCTTACGCCGCCTTCCTAAAAATGTGACTCTAGTAGGAGAAATAAAACGATTCCACCCTCCAGCGTCGGAATTTTCCCAAGGACAAGTTGAGCTCATGAACGGCACC ATTATCACTGGAATTGATCAAATCATTTTTACGACGGGATATCGCTACAACTATCCCTTCTTACCCCAATTCCGCAATTCAGGAATTGACATGAGCGAGGACGTCTCTTACGGCGCTGTTCAACCAATTGTGACGGACGGAACTCATTTGCGATCGTTATACCTGGATGTATTCTATATCCCAGACCCGACCCTCACGTTTGTCAACG CTAACCACGGAATGCAATCGTTCACTTACGCCGAATTTACTTCTTTAGCCGTAGCTAAGGTTTGGGCGGGGAAGGCAGATCTACCTTTGACATCTGAGCTGTGGCGTAAG TTCCTCGGAGCGGAAAAGACTAACC AGAATATCCGTTTCTTTTTGGGTTGGCTCAACAACGCGGCTGTCAAATACGGAGGAAGGCAAATTGACAGTCTCTCCAAGGA TGTCGATCAAATCAGCGCTACTTGGACTACCGCCCGGTTCACTCGCGACGACGGCGTAGATATTCTCAATGCTGCAGGAATACCTTCAAATCTTGCACAAAACAAAGGGATCTTAGAGGACGGTGCAACACCTTGGGAACTGGAATCGATTTTTAGTGACTACTGGTCGCTATAA